The following are from one region of the Streptomyces rubrogriseus genome:
- the ramR gene encoding two-component system response regulator RamR: protein MGEMVRIAVVHDEELLRSALVQLLRSDDTLDVSSHCLDADGPELTGALPADVCVVDGECLTGPEDAGAGRLRARYGDRLVVLATAKRPGVLRRAFDGGALGLVDKNAPAHRLITAVHTVAQGERFLDETLTVALLKGAEMPLTTRELGVLALASQGAPIAEIAARLHLSRGTVRNYMATAVRKVGARNRVDAIRIVQSAGWT, encoded by the coding sequence GTGGGGGAGATGGTTCGTATTGCCGTGGTGCACGACGAGGAACTGCTGCGGTCGGCACTGGTGCAACTGCTCAGATCCGACGACACGCTGGACGTGTCGTCGCACTGTCTCGACGCCGACGGTCCGGAGCTGACCGGGGCGTTGCCCGCCGACGTCTGCGTCGTGGACGGAGAGTGCCTGACGGGGCCGGAGGACGCGGGAGCCGGACGCCTGCGGGCCCGGTACGGGGACCGGCTCGTGGTCCTGGCGACCGCCAAGCGGCCGGGAGTGCTGCGCCGGGCGTTCGACGGAGGCGCCCTCGGGCTGGTCGACAAGAACGCCCCGGCCCATCGGCTGATCACCGCCGTGCACACGGTCGCCCAGGGCGAACGCTTCCTGGACGAGACGCTCACCGTGGCCCTGCTGAAGGGCGCGGAGATGCCGCTGACCACGAGGGAACTGGGCGTGCTGGCCCTGGCTTCCCAGGGGGCGCCGATCGCCGAGATCGCGGCGCGTTTGCACTTGTCCCGGGGGACGGTCCGCAACTACATGGCCACGGCGGTCCGGAAGGTGGGTGCCCGCAACCGCGTCGACGCGATCCGCATCGTCCAGAGCGCCGGCTGGACCTGA
- a CDS encoding ABC transporter ATP-binding protein — protein MSPGAGAPGSGPGRRRLPAHDVRRSSPVRKSRPVPSRAPGRALEALVLLCSAAAAVAAVAQPLALGRTLDLLLRDGDAGWWLPLSAGLLLGELLLDSATSLFTGRCNATWTASVRTRALRGLLRTAPDQARPYPPGDIGTRLTLNAADAGGAPAARAALAASLITPLGALVALAFVDVWVALCVLTGLPALALLLRSFARDTGATVAAYQRTQSLIASRLLEALEGADTIGAAGTAGRERARVLAPLAELAAQGRHMWALHGRALGRSGVLVPLLTLAATAVGGLRLAAGELSVGDLLAVGRYAQLTAGVGAAASLLGAIVRAREARRRTRELERMPATAYGTRRLPPDGPGELRLCGVRVLRGGREVLRADGVRVPGGSTVAVVGRSGAGKSVLAAVAGRLIDPDEGHVLLDGVRLDRLTHEALRTEVAYAFERPVLGDGTVAEAIATGARRPSRERVRQAARAAGADGFVRRLPHGYDTPLPRAPLSGGEHQRLGLARAFAHAGRLLVLDDATSSLDTATEHEVDLALRRSVRPGTRLVVAHRPSVADRADLVLWLEDGQVRAVGTHRELWHTAGYREVFGAGAGAGADAGADAGPGPGPGPGPGVGGSVPGAVRRPEPEEARP, from the coding sequence ATGTCGCCGGGCGCGGGCGCCCCGGGTTCCGGCCCGGGGCGCCGACGCCTGCCCGCGCACGACGTACGGAGGTCCTCACCGGTGCGAAAGAGCAGGCCCGTGCCGTCGCGGGCGCCGGGGCGAGCCCTGGAAGCCCTGGTCCTGCTGTGCTCGGCCGCGGCGGCCGTGGCGGCGGTGGCCCAGCCCCTGGCCCTCGGCCGCACCCTGGATCTGCTCCTGCGCGACGGCGACGCCGGATGGTGGCTCCCGCTGAGCGCCGGGCTGCTCCTGGGCGAACTGCTGCTGGACAGCGCGACCTCGCTGTTCACCGGCCGCTGCAACGCCACCTGGACGGCGTCCGTCCGCACCCGCGCCCTGCGTGGCCTGCTGCGCACCGCCCCCGACCAGGCGCGGCCGTACCCGCCGGGCGACATCGGGACCCGGCTGACCCTCAACGCCGCCGACGCGGGCGGCGCTCCGGCGGCCCGCGCGGCGCTGGCCGCCTCACTGATCACCCCGCTGGGGGCCCTCGTGGCGCTGGCGTTCGTCGACGTGTGGGTGGCGCTCTGCGTGCTGACCGGTCTGCCCGCCCTGGCGCTGCTGCTGCGTTCCTTCGCCCGCGACACCGGCGCCACGGTCGCCGCCTACCAGCGCACCCAGTCCCTGATCGCCTCCCGGCTGCTGGAAGCCCTGGAGGGCGCGGACACGATCGGCGCCGCGGGAACCGCCGGACGGGAGCGGGCCCGTGTGCTGGCACCGCTGGCGGAACTGGCCGCCCAGGGCCGGCACATGTGGGCGCTGCACGGACGGGCGCTCGGCCGGAGCGGTGTGCTGGTCCCGCTGCTGACGCTGGCCGCCACCGCCGTCGGCGGGCTGCGGCTGGCGGCCGGCGAACTGAGCGTGGGGGACCTGCTCGCCGTCGGCCGGTACGCGCAGCTCACGGCCGGTGTCGGCGCGGCGGCGTCCCTGCTCGGGGCGATCGTCCGGGCCCGCGAGGCACGGCGCCGGACCCGGGAGCTGGAACGGATGCCCGCCACGGCGTACGGCACGCGGCGGCTGCCTCCGGACGGTCCGGGAGAACTGCGACTGTGCGGGGTGCGCGTGCTGCGCGGCGGCAGGGAGGTGCTGCGCGCCGACGGCGTGCGGGTGCCGGGCGGCAGCACGGTCGCGGTGGTCGGCCGCAGCGGGGCGGGCAAGTCCGTCCTGGCGGCTGTCGCGGGACGGCTGATCGACCCCGACGAGGGACACGTACTGCTGGACGGCGTCCGGCTCGACCGCTTGACGCACGAGGCGCTGCGCACCGAGGTGGCGTACGCCTTCGAACGCCCCGTACTGGGGGACGGCACGGTCGCGGAGGCGATCGCCACCGGGGCGCGGCGGCCGTCGCGTGAGCGGGTACGCCAAGCCGCCCGGGCGGCGGGCGCCGACGGCTTCGTACGCCGGTTGCCGCACGGTTACGACACCCCGCTGCCGCGGGCACCACTCTCGGGCGGGGAACACCAGCGGCTCGGACTGGCGCGGGCCTTCGCGCACGCCGGGCGGCTGCTGGTGCTGGACGACGCCACGTCCAGTCTGGACACCGCCACGGAGCACGAGGTGGACCTGGCGCTGCGTCGCTCGGTGCGGCCGGGGACCAGGCTCGTGGTGGCGCACCGCCCGTCGGTCGCGGACCGGGCCGACCTGGTGCTCTGGCTGGAGGACGGGCAGGTGCGTGCCGTGGGAACCCATCGCGAGCTGTGGCACACGGCGGGGTACCGGGAGGTCTTCGGCGCCGGCGCCGGCGCGGGAGCCGATGCCGGTGCTGATGCCGGTCCAGGTCCAGGTCCAGGTCCCGGTCCCGGAGTCGGCGGGAGCGTCCCAGGGGCCGTCCGGCGTCCCGAGCCCGAAGAGGCACGCCCGTGA
- a CDS encoding DUF4132 domain-containing protein, giving the protein MGWLAAGDTYEVALVEGRVVARPASAKSPAEGKRERTLPAEIRDRPEVVELQRFAEWLDRHAAECAAQVDNWMVSSLPVPTGLLARVWPDEAWQAALRDIVVVGEGPDEVGFLRDADESQGLRVVNLDGETVRLTSRTVTMPHPVLLPDLEELRTFAAESGVVQGVEQIHRATWPAPGDSCDGDTDVVTEFAGAEYRSWFHLSARATSLGYQVSGGRIVDRVRDAGRIVTVSVGMSDPYTEEKAWTGALVWSHEDEYRNLPLREVGPVAWSEGMRMAAALHAGRTVPTDGAE; this is encoded by the coding sequence ATGGGTTGGCTGGCAGCGGGCGACACGTACGAAGTCGCCCTGGTGGAGGGCCGGGTGGTGGCGCGGCCCGCGTCCGCGAAGTCCCCGGCGGAGGGCAAGCGGGAGCGGACGCTGCCCGCGGAGATACGGGACCGCCCCGAGGTGGTCGAACTCCAGCGCTTCGCCGAGTGGCTGGACCGGCACGCCGCCGAGTGCGCGGCGCAGGTCGACAACTGGATGGTGTCCTCGCTCCCGGTGCCCACCGGGCTGCTCGCGCGGGTCTGGCCCGACGAGGCATGGCAGGCGGCCCTGCGGGACATCGTCGTGGTCGGCGAGGGCCCCGACGAGGTCGGCTTCCTGCGCGACGCGGACGAGTCGCAGGGACTGCGGGTGGTGAACCTGGACGGGGAGACCGTCCGCCTGACCTCCCGCACGGTGACCATGCCCCACCCGGTCCTCCTCCCCGACCTGGAGGAACTGCGCACGTTCGCCGCCGAGTCGGGCGTGGTGCAGGGCGTGGAGCAGATCCACCGGGCCACCTGGCCGGCGCCCGGGGACTCCTGCGACGGCGACACCGACGTGGTCACCGAGTTCGCGGGTGCCGAGTACCGCTCGTGGTTCCACCTCTCCGCCCGTGCCACGTCCCTCGGCTACCAGGTCTCCGGGGGCCGGATCGTCGACCGCGTCCGGGACGCGGGGCGCATCGTCACCGTCTCCGTCGGCATGAGCGACCCGTACACCGAGGAGAAGGCCTGGACCGGCGCTCTGGTCTGGAGCCACGAGGACGAGTACCGAAACCTCCCGCTGCGCGAGGTCGGCCCGGTCGCCTGGTCCGAGGGCATGCGCATGGCAGCCGCCCTGCACGCCGGGCGCACCGTGCCCACGGACGGCGCCGAGTGA
- the ramS gene encoding mycelium formation morphogenetic lantipeptide SapB — protein sequence MNLFDLQSMETPKEEAMGDVETGSRASLLLCGDSSLSITTCN from the coding sequence ATGAACCTGTTCGACCTGCAGTCGATGGAGACCCCCAAGGAAGAGGCCATGGGCGACGTCGAGACCGGCAGCCGCGCGAGCCTCCTGCTCTGCGGCGACAGCAGCCTGAGCATCACCACCTGTAACTGA
- a CDS encoding PDR/VanB family oxidoreductase, translated as MTRYEAELVVARRDTAADGVLVLTLRHPLDERLPAWEPGAHVDVVLGPGLERQYSLCGDPADRAEWRIAVLHEKGGRGGSAYVHGELRAGDEVRVRGPRNNFRLEPAPRYRFVAGGIGITPVLPMLAAAEEAGAEWTLLYGGRTRAGMAFTQELARYGDRVTLVPEDESGLLDLASVLDDLSPDTLVYCCGPGPLLDAVEARCPAGSLRVERFRPKEADADAPAEGEAEFEVVLARSGRTVVVPPGVSVLDAVRGAGVEVLYSCTEGTCGTCETEVVEGAPDHRDSVLTEEERAAGETMLICVSRCRGRRLVLDL; from the coding sequence ATGACCCGGTACGAAGCCGAACTCGTCGTCGCCCGCCGGGATACCGCGGCCGACGGCGTGCTCGTCCTCACCCTGCGCCACCCGCTGGACGAACGGCTCCCGGCCTGGGAGCCCGGCGCCCACGTCGACGTGGTCCTCGGTCCCGGCCTGGAGCGGCAGTACTCGCTGTGCGGCGACCCGGCCGACCGGGCCGAGTGGCGGATCGCGGTGCTGCACGAGAAGGGCGGGCGGGGCGGCTCGGCCTACGTCCACGGGGAGTTGCGGGCCGGGGACGAGGTCCGGGTGCGCGGCCCGCGCAACAACTTCCGGCTGGAGCCCGCGCCCCGCTACCGATTCGTCGCCGGCGGCATCGGCATCACCCCCGTCCTGCCGATGCTGGCCGCCGCCGAGGAGGCGGGCGCCGAGTGGACCCTGCTGTACGGCGGGCGGACCCGGGCCGGGATGGCGTTCACGCAGGAGTTGGCGCGGTACGGCGACCGGGTCACGCTCGTCCCGGAGGACGAGTCGGGGCTGCTCGACCTCGCGTCCGTGCTCGACGACCTGTCCCCGGACACCCTCGTCTACTGCTGCGGGCCCGGCCCGCTGCTGGACGCCGTCGAGGCACGCTGCCCGGCCGGGAGCCTGCGCGTGGAGCGGTTCCGCCCGAAGGAGGCCGACGCGGACGCCCCGGCGGAGGGGGAGGCGGAGTTCGAGGTCGTGCTCGCCCGCAGCGGCCGTACGGTGGTCGTGCCGCCCGGTGTCTCGGTCCTGGACGCGGTCCGCGGAGCAGGCGTCGAGGTGCTCTACTCCTGTACGGAGGGCACCTGCGGCACCTGCGAGACCGAGGTCGTCGAGGGCGCTCCCGACCACCGGGACTCGGTGCTCACCGAGGAGGAGCGGGCCGCCGGGGAGACGATGCTCATCTGTGTGTCGCGGTGCCGCGGCCGACGGCTGGTGCTGGACCTGTGA
- the lanKC gene encoding class III lanthionine synthetase LanKC, translated as MNKGYAVYCDADPYFYDAPHRTADRTGAARSRYAAASSPVPQGWQRHESGDWLALRPADADLPAQGWKIHVSACLDNAESVLDRVWRHCVDGGTAFKFVPSRYLLHQRNAKYADRAGSGKFVTVYPADEAEFERLVGELSELLAGEPGPHILSDLRIGDGPVHVRYGGFTRRDCYDADGELRPAVSGPDGVLVPDLRGPVFRIPEWVDPPAFLRPHLDARSAVTVTGMPYTVESALHFSNGGGVYLARDTRTGARVVLKEARPHAGLAADGADAVTRLHRERRALERLSGLACTPEVLDHLTVGEHHFLVLEHIDGKPLNTFFARRHPLIEADPGERRLAEYTDWALDVHARVERAVAEVHARGVVFNDLHLFNIMVRDDDSVALLDFEAAHHVDEAGRQIVANPGFVAPADRRGVAVDRYALACLRIALFLPLTSLLAVDRHKAAHLAEVVAEQFPVDRAFLDAAVDEITRVDGSTRVDGGTRVDGGTRSDGGTRSDEVTRLDETTRVHRAPAVRRPAGPVAPVRPDDWPRSRDSMVAAIRASATPSRTDRLFPGDIAQFATAGGGLAFAHGAAGVLYALAESGAGRDEDGEQWLLERTKRPPSGMPLGFHDGLAGLAWTLERLGHRDRALDLAELLLDQPLDHLGPDLHGGTAGLGLALESLAATTGQAALHSAALHCAELAADGLRGEGGPADRGRARAGLLYGGAGRALFFLRLFERTRDSALLDLARDALRQDLARCVRGAGGALQVDEGWRTMPYLGAGSVGIGMVLDDYLAHRADEEFARAANEIVAAAQAMFYAQPGLYRGVAGMVLHLGRTTATAPGTGPRAVRRQLDALSWHAMSYRDRLAFPGEQMMRLSMDLSTGTAGCLLAVASVLGDSPAGLPFLPPPRRSGGPPTRLHQEP; from the coding sequence GTGAACAAGGGCTACGCCGTGTACTGCGACGCGGACCCGTACTTCTACGACGCCCCGCACCGCACGGCCGACCGGACCGGGGCCGCGCGCTCCCGGTACGCCGCCGCCTCCTCGCCCGTACCGCAGGGGTGGCAGCGCCACGAGAGCGGGGACTGGCTCGCCCTGCGTCCGGCCGACGCCGACCTGCCCGCCCAGGGATGGAAGATCCACGTCTCCGCCTGCCTCGACAACGCGGAGTCCGTGCTCGACCGGGTGTGGCGGCACTGCGTCGACGGCGGTACGGCCTTCAAGTTCGTGCCCAGCCGCTACCTGCTGCACCAGCGCAACGCCAAGTACGCGGACCGGGCGGGCAGCGGCAAGTTCGTCACCGTGTACCCGGCGGACGAGGCGGAGTTCGAGCGGCTCGTGGGAGAGCTGTCCGAGCTGCTGGCCGGCGAGCCCGGACCGCACATCCTGAGCGACCTGCGGATCGGCGACGGGCCCGTGCACGTCCGCTACGGCGGCTTCACCCGGCGCGACTGCTACGACGCGGACGGGGAACTGCGGCCGGCCGTGTCCGGCCCCGACGGTGTGCTGGTGCCGGACCTGCGCGGTCCGGTCTTCCGCATCCCGGAGTGGGTCGACCCGCCCGCCTTCCTGCGCCCGCACCTCGACGCCCGCTCCGCGGTGACCGTGACCGGCATGCCGTACACCGTCGAGTCGGCGCTGCACTTCTCCAACGGCGGCGGCGTCTACCTCGCCCGCGACACCCGCACCGGTGCGCGGGTCGTCCTCAAGGAGGCCCGTCCGCACGCCGGGCTGGCGGCCGACGGCGCCGACGCCGTGACCCGGCTGCACCGTGAACGCCGGGCGCTGGAGCGGCTGTCGGGGCTCGCCTGCACACCGGAGGTGCTCGACCACCTCACGGTCGGGGAGCACCACTTCCTCGTCCTGGAGCACATCGACGGCAAGCCGCTCAACACGTTCTTCGCCCGCCGGCACCCGCTCATCGAGGCCGACCCGGGCGAGCGGAGACTGGCCGAGTACACCGACTGGGCCCTCGACGTCCACGCGCGGGTGGAACGCGCCGTCGCGGAGGTCCACGCCCGGGGTGTGGTCTTCAACGACCTGCACCTGTTCAACATCATGGTCCGGGACGACGACAGCGTCGCCCTGCTGGACTTCGAGGCCGCCCACCACGTCGACGAGGCGGGACGGCAGATCGTGGCGAACCCGGGGTTCGTGGCGCCTGCCGACCGGCGTGGGGTGGCGGTGGACCGGTACGCGCTGGCGTGCTTGCGGATCGCGCTGTTCCTCCCGCTCACCAGTCTGCTGGCCGTCGACCGGCACAAGGCGGCGCACCTCGCGGAGGTGGTGGCGGAGCAGTTCCCGGTGGACCGGGCCTTCCTGGACGCGGCGGTCGACGAGATCACGCGGGTCGACGGGAGCACGCGCGTCGACGGGGGCACGCGCGTCGACGGGGGCACGCGCAGCGACGGGGGCACGCGCAGCGACGAGGTCACGCGCCTCGACGAGACCACGCGCGTCCACCGGGCCCCGGCGGTGCGGCGGCCCGCCGGGCCGGTGGCGCCCGTCCGGCCGGACGACTGGCCGCGCAGCCGGGACTCCATGGTGGCGGCGATCCGTGCCTCCGCGACCCCCTCCCGCACGGACCGCCTCTTCCCCGGTGACATCGCGCAGTTCGCCACGGCGGGCGGCGGGCTGGCCTTCGCCCACGGTGCGGCGGGGGTGCTGTACGCCCTGGCCGAGAGCGGGGCCGGACGGGACGAGGACGGCGAGCAGTGGCTGCTGGAGCGGACCAAGCGACCGCCGTCGGGCATGCCGCTCGGTTTCCACGACGGGCTCGCCGGACTCGCCTGGACCCTGGAGCGCCTCGGTCACCGCGACCGCGCCCTCGACCTCGCCGAACTCCTCCTCGACCAGCCGCTCGACCACCTGGGTCCGGACCTGCACGGCGGCACCGCCGGTCTCGGCCTGGCCCTGGAGTCGCTGGCCGCCACCACCGGTCAGGCCGCGCTCCACTCGGCGGCGCTGCACTGCGCCGAACTGGCCGCCGACGGGTTGCGGGGCGAAGGCGGGCCGGCCGACCGCGGCCGCGCTCGTGCCGGGCTGCTGTACGGCGGCGCGGGGCGGGCCCTGTTCTTCCTCCGGCTATTCGAACGCACCCGGGACTCCGCCCTCCTCGACCTCGCGCGCGACGCGCTGCGCCAGGACCTCGCCCGCTGCGTCCGCGGCGCGGGCGGCGCGCTTCAGGTCGACGAGGGCTGGCGCACCATGCCCTACCTGGGCGCCGGCAGCGTGGGCATCGGCATGGTGCTGGACGACTACCTGGCGCACCGGGCGGACGAGGAGTTCGCACGGGCCGCCAACGAGATCGTGGCCGCGGCCCAGGCGATGTTCTACGCCCAGCCCGGGCTCTACCGGGGCGTGGCCGGAATGGTCCTGCACCTGGGCCGCACCACGGCCACGGCGCCCGGTACCGGGCCGCGGGCCGTACGGCGACAACTGGACGCCCTGTCCTGGCACGCCATGTCCTACCGCGACCGGCTCGCCTTCCCCGGCGAGCAGATGATGCGCCTGTCCATGGACCTCTCCACCGGAACGGCCGGATGCCTGCTCGCCGTCGCCTCCGTCCTCGGCGACTCGCCCGCCGGACTGCCGTTCCTGCCGCCGCCGCGCCGAAGCGGCGGCCCCCCGACTCGGCTCCACCAGGAGCCGTGA
- a CDS encoding ATP-binding cassette domain-containing protein — protein MTSAEAGSLRRLAPPARRFLAHRKGVLVRLGLWSLAEAGQAFLVGHAVARSVDEGFLAGDPRRGLLWLGVALVAVLSGARVVRGVFAQLAGVTEPLRDGLVRRAVDRSMARAAPGGPGGTDRAAVSRLTNQVEIARDSFAGLVLTLRSFVFTAAGALLGLLSLHPALLVVVLPPLAAGLALFLVTLRPMAAAQRRALAADEALGEHAASARAALRDLAACGTGPGVERRGAELVADAAAAARTLAGWAAVRTAALGVAGHLPVLALLVAVGWLRGRGVSVGALLGAFTYLVQSLLPALHTLMTALGAAGSRLLVVLDRILGPEPEPEPELGPESGLGPGVESGPSTASAPGAAAFAVHTAAAPAVELRAVTLSYGVRAEPVLDALDLRVAPGEHLAVVGPSGIGKSTLTRLVAGTLAPSRGEVRVAGRAVTGRPAAELAALRVLVPQDAYVFSGTVGDNLAYLRTDASRAELGAAIDVFGLAPLVERLGGPDATVRPAELSPGERQLVALARAYLSPAPLLLLDEATCHLDPASEARAEEALAGRSGTLVVVAHRLSSAVRADRILVLDGVRAQCGTHAELLGRSPLYRDLTGHWNS, from the coding sequence GTGACGTCCGCCGAGGCCGGGTCGCTGCGCCGCCTCGCGCCGCCGGCCCGCCGCTTCCTCGCCCACCGCAAGGGAGTGCTGGTACGGCTCGGGCTCTGGTCGCTGGCCGAGGCGGGGCAGGCCTTCCTGGTCGGCCACGCGGTCGCGCGCTCCGTCGACGAGGGGTTCCTCGCCGGTGATCCGCGCCGGGGACTGCTGTGGCTCGGGGTCGCGCTGGTCGCCGTGCTGTCCGGCGCCCGGGTCGTCCGGGGCGTGTTCGCGCAGCTCGCCGGGGTGACGGAGCCGCTGCGCGACGGCCTGGTGCGGCGCGCGGTCGACCGGTCCATGGCCCGGGCGGCGCCGGGCGGCCCCGGTGGGACGGACCGCGCGGCCGTCTCGCGGCTGACGAACCAGGTCGAGATCGCCCGGGACAGCTTCGCCGGTCTCGTCCTCACCCTGCGGTCCTTCGTCTTCACCGCCGCCGGCGCACTGCTGGGCCTGCTCTCCCTGCACCCGGCCCTGCTCGTGGTGGTGCTGCCCCCGCTGGCGGCCGGGCTCGCGCTGTTCCTGGTCACGCTGCGGCCCATGGCGGCCGCCCAGCGCCGGGCCCTGGCGGCCGACGAGGCGTTGGGTGAGCACGCGGCGAGCGCGCGGGCGGCGTTGCGGGACCTCGCCGCCTGCGGGACCGGGCCCGGGGTGGAGCGGCGCGGCGCGGAACTGGTCGCCGATGCCGCCGCGGCGGCCCGGACGCTGGCCGGATGGGCGGCGGTGCGCACGGCGGCGCTCGGCGTCGCGGGCCACCTGCCCGTGCTGGCGCTGCTGGTGGCGGTGGGGTGGCTGCGCGGGCGCGGGGTGAGCGTGGGGGCGCTGCTCGGCGCGTTCACCTACCTCGTCCAGTCCCTGCTGCCCGCCCTGCACACCCTGATGACCGCACTGGGCGCGGCGGGGTCCCGGCTGCTGGTCGTCCTCGACCGGATCCTCGGCCCGGAGCCGGAGCCGGAGCCGGAGTTGGGGCCAGAGTCGGGGTTGGGGCCGGGGGTGGAGTCGGGGCCGAGCACCGCGAGCGCACCGGGGGCGGCGGCTTTCGCGGTGCACACCGCCGCGGCCCCGGCGGTGGAACTGCGGGCCGTCACCCTGTCCTACGGCGTCCGCGCCGAGCCCGTGCTCGACGCGCTCGACCTGCGCGTCGCGCCGGGCGAACACCTGGCCGTCGTGGGCCCGAGCGGCATCGGGAAGTCGACCCTCACCCGCCTCGTCGCGGGAACGCTCGCGCCGAGCCGCGGCGAGGTACGCGTGGCCGGCCGCGCGGTGACGGGGCGCCCCGCCGCCGAGCTGGCCGCACTCCGGGTGCTGGTCCCGCAGGACGCCTACGTGTTCTCCGGCACCGTCGGCGACAACCTCGCGTACCTGAGGACGGACGCGAGCCGGGCCGAACTCGGAGCGGCGATCGACGTGTTCGGTCTCGCGCCCCTGGTCGAGCGGCTGGGCGGGCCGGACGCCACGGTGCGCCCCGCCGAGCTCTCGCCGGGGGAGCGGCAACTGGTCGCGCTGGCCCGCGCGTACCTGTCGCCCGCCCCCCTGCTGCTGCTCGACGAGGCCACCTGCCATCTCGACCCGGCCTCCGAGGCCCGCGCGGAGGAGGCCCTCGCCGGGCGGTCCGGAACCCTGGTCGTGGTGGCGCACCGGCTGTCCTCGGCCGTCCGTGCGGACCGGATCCTGGTGCTGGACGGCGTACGGGCGCAGTGCGGAACGCACGCCGAGCTGCTGGGCCGTTCGCCTCTCTACCGGGACCTGACGGGGCACTGGAACTCATGA
- a CDS encoding aromatic ring-hydroxylating dioxygenase subunit alpha — protein MPHMTAFARNQWYVAAYSHEVGRELLGRTVLGEPLVLYRAEEDGSPVVLHDRCVHRRYPLSEAPTRLDGDRIVCGYHGFTYDTTGTCVYVPGQKRVPRTARVASYPVAERDSLVWVWIGDPALADPEAVPRARHLDAPGWVTVRGMEPIDADYGLLVDNLLDLSHETYLHGGYIGTPEVAETPITTEVDEGAGIVRVSRHMDDAECPPFYARSTGIVGRIDRWQDIEYHAPCLYLLHSRVAPTGVVPAPDGSDPDGFHTEITYAITPSGDGKVYDFWAVSRDWATDDAEVTEFLYKNNRTVVMQDVDALNLLQRTLGGERTGYQELSINIDTGGLAARRILARLVEEGAGAGPRAAR, from the coding sequence ATGCCGCACATGACCGCCTTCGCCAGGAACCAGTGGTACGTCGCCGCCTACAGTCACGAGGTGGGGCGCGAGTTGCTGGGCCGCACGGTCCTCGGCGAACCGCTCGTGCTCTACCGCGCCGAGGAGGACGGGAGCCCGGTGGTCCTGCACGACCGCTGTGTGCACCGCCGCTATCCGCTGTCCGAGGCGCCGACGCGGCTGGACGGGGACCGGATCGTGTGCGGCTACCACGGGTTCACCTACGACACGACCGGCACCTGCGTGTACGTGCCGGGCCAGAAACGGGTCCCGCGCACCGCCCGGGTCGCCTCGTACCCGGTGGCCGAGCGGGACTCCCTGGTGTGGGTGTGGATCGGCGACCCGGCGCTGGCCGACCCCGAGGCGGTGCCGCGGGCCCGGCACCTGGACGCGCCGGGCTGGGTCACGGTCCGGGGCATGGAGCCGATCGACGCGGACTACGGGCTGCTGGTCGACAACCTGCTCGACCTCTCCCACGAGACCTATCTGCACGGCGGTTACATCGGCACGCCCGAGGTCGCCGAGACGCCGATCACCACCGAGGTCGACGAGGGCGCCGGGATCGTCCGGGTGAGCCGGCACATGGACGACGCCGAGTGCCCGCCGTTCTACGCCAGGTCGACGGGGATCGTCGGGCGCATCGACCGCTGGCAGGACATCGAGTACCACGCGCCCTGTCTGTACCTGCTGCACAGCAGGGTCGCCCCGACCGGTGTGGTGCCCGCGCCCGACGGCAGCGACCCGGACGGTTTCCACACCGAGATCACCTACGCCATCACGCCGTCGGGCGACGGCAAGGTGTACGACTTCTGGGCGGTCTCCCGGGACTGGGCGACGGACGACGCCGAGGTCACCGAGTTCCTGTACAAGAACAACCGCACGGTCGTGATGCAGGACGTCGACGCGCTGAACCTGCTCCAGCGCACGCTGGGCGGTGAGCGCACCGGCTATCAGGAGCTGAGCATCAACATCGACACCGGAGGCCTGGCGGCGCGCCGCATCCTGGCCCGGCTGGTCGAGGAGGGCGCCGGGGCCGGACCGCGGGCGGCCCGGTGA